TTTGTGCAATCCAGGCATATGAGAAAAGAACCAAGAGAAAGGGATGAAAATAAATGACCTGGAAGCACTGCAGCCTCCTTGTGTGCCTTTTCCTCTGCCATGGTCTTGGAATTTCGAGCGCATTCGGGATGCCACAAGCATTTCAGGAGGCACGGCCTGTGTCATTTGGGCCCTCGGAGTTTGTCTCTCAAATGTCCCAGCCGGACCCAGAGAAGTCCTCAGGAAACGAAGGCGATGGGCAGAGAATCCAACACAATATTTGGCTCCGGGAGCAGGGAGAAAGGGGTAATGCTTTAGCGTTCTTCTTCCCCCAAAGGGTGGAGAAAATCAAAGGGGCCCACGGTCGATCCCAGGTCCAATTTCAGGCAAACGGTTACGGAAATTCCTTTGTGAAAGAGTATGTAACAGTTTTGGGCGATATTTTTTCTAATTCATATGTGCTCCACTGGAAGGGTGGACTTTTAGTTGCTTTGTTTTTGATAACAATTCTATCTCTTTCTAATAAAATAAAAACAAATGTATTCTTAAGAAGCAGTATTTTCCTTTTTCTAATATTAATTTTCATATTTATATATGAAAATATATTTATCTATTTAAATTATATTGAGCATATATTTTATTTGACTTGGATAAGTATAATTGTTGTGTTTTTATTTATTAAAAATCAGATTCAAAAAAAAGAAAAAGATGTTGCAGTTGATTTAGCAATAAAAATAGGCATGCAACCACAAAAAAAGATCTTGTTTGATAGCACTTGGGCCCAAATTTATAAGCTGACTCGTAATGTTGTTTGCGTCGAGAAAAGTGTCTTTTTTGAGGTAGAGCCCGGGAAATCGGTTCTTTTTGAGGTCCCGTCGATGGAAGGCTCTTCAGGGGACATAGAGGAGCGGAGGCGGGATTATGCCCGGATGCCGTATCAGGCGGCCTTGCAACAGGGGAGCGGCGTCCAGGTGGAAGGCTTTTTTCGTAACCTCTCACCGGGGGAACGGGAGTATCTGATCCCGCTCCTCTATGGGAGTCGTCTGTTGGGCTTTTGGGCGTACACGGTTTTGCCTTCGGGCCCCTTGGCCATCAACACGCTTCAGCAGGTGGCCAATGCAACTGCACGAGAGGTCGCGGCGTTTTTGGCGCAGTCCTCCAATCCTCCTGTACGTCAGTATCTGCCGTGGTTGCGCCCTCAACCCTTAGCGAATCTGACGTATCAACAGCGCGGAGGAAATGGTTTGCCCGCCATCATTGATTCTGCAGCACAGCGGATAACCTTGCAAAACGCTTTACTCAAAGGGGTCGATGTGGGCCTTATTGCCTACGATGTGTTTGGGAATTTTCTTTTCGTCAATGAGCGAATGCAGGAGTGGTTTCGGCAATGGTCGCTAGCCTGGAGCGAACTCTCACCTCCCGCATTGTTGGCGTGGTTGGGAGGAATGGAGACATGGCGCGCGTATGCCAAAGTAGACCAAGTCATCCTAGAACAGGAATCGCAGCAGATCTACGCTGAAAAACAATGCCAATCGACTATTTATCTGCATCCGATTTTTGAAGAGGATACGCCATCTCTTGAGAAAAGATATACCCCTTTTTCATTACGAGGGGTGCTTTTTGAGGTTCATCGATATTCAGCGTCTATAAAGAAAGAAAACGTATAATATATATAAATAATACAAAATGATAGATGAAGAAAAACGCGATGTATATAATACTATTTATGGGCTTTTTAAGTTCGTAGGCGAATATAATTCAGTTATAAAATGGTGAAAAGGAAGTATTTAAACTGGTTGTAATTGTGTAAATAGTATTTTACAGAAGTTAGTATGAAAGTAAGTGAATGTCAAATAGCAAGCACTAAGCTCAACGGTGATACATTTCTTAAAAATAAATTACATCAATGTAATTTTGAGGATGGAGCTGTCTCAGTAGTTGTATATGATGTTTATATAGAAAAAACAAAAAAAGTATTTTGTAAAGTTAGTTTAGGATCTGATGGAGAATTTTGTCTCAGTTTGGGAAATGTAAAAGAAATAGAAGATTTTAGAAGATACATAATCGAATTTATAGAAATATTTAATGAGCATGAGCTAATTCGCTTTCAGCCAGTAATTGTATCAGTATTAAAAAAAGAAATTTGTATTCGTGTCCCAAAGCGGTATGAGAGATGCTTGAGGCCGCCTGAGGTTTTGGAATGTACTCAAAAATTGGATCTGCAGCTTATTTCAAAAAATGGAATTACGAATGCAGAATTGCTATGGATCGGATATCAGTCTCTTTTTTGCTTAATTTCCTGGGAAGAAGTACGTTTAAAAATGTGGCTAAATACCGATAAAAGGGTAACGGTTACATTATCAAAGAGCGGCTTTGTACACTATACTGGGATCACAGAAGTTGAAGAAGCCCAGGAAACAGAAAAAGGGATTTTGCTCAGTCTCCATTTTTATGATTCTGGGTATAGCCGATTTCCCGAAAAAAAATTCAGGTCCAGGAGACTTTCACTGGTACCAAGTCCAGATATAATTTTTAAAAATCCTTTTAATGGATCGGTATTAAGCTATAAAATCCGAGATATATCCGGTGGCGGTGTTTCTTTTCGAGTTCCGCAAAAAACGACTGGAATTTTTCCAGGTTTAAATATTGCTAACGTCAAGATTGTCTTTGGTTTTAAAAAAGTTATTTCCTTAGATATTCAGTTTTTATATTGCAATGATGGTGTAGATGGCGAAGGATGTATATGTGGGGCATGCTTTATAAATATTTGCCCTGCTGTGCACACGGAGCTTATGCAAATATTGCAACAAGCACATGATGCTAATGCATATGTTGATCCTGCATGTTTGAGTATGGAAAAGTTATGGAACTTCTTCTTTGAAACAGGATTTGTCTATCCTGAAAAGTATAACATCATTGCCTCGAAAAAAGAAAAATTGAAAGAATTGTATTCATATCTCTATACAGAGAATCCTTCTGTAGTTAAAAATTTTATATATCAAGATGGGAATGAAATCATAGCCCATATATCAATGCTGAGATTGTTTGATCGAGCATGGCTTGTTCATCATCATGCAGGAGATAAAAGATCTAATGGATTTGCTGGCATAAAAGCTTTAAGCCAATTAAGTCGATATATTAATGAAGTCTATCGAATTGAAACCGCAAAAATTAACTATGTTTTTTGTTTTTTTCGGCCAAATAATAAATTTCCTGCTCGTGTACTGGGTGGAGTGGCACGATATTTAAAGGGAAATAAAGTATGTAGTATTGATGAAATGAGTTATATTTCATCTGTAAAGTCTTTTTTGTGTCGTGAAATTGACACATCCATTCGAGTGTATAAAGCTTCAAGTATGGATTTTAATGATGCCATGCATGTATATGAAAATATTTCAGGTGGTTTGTTTTTTAGAATGATGAATTTTGAAAATTCAAACAGTGTTCAAAAAAGTTATGAAAAGAGTGGATTTGAACGAAAAAAAGAAATATATACTGTTAAAAAAGGTTATGTGAGTGTGGGTTTGGTTGTTCTTTTGCAAACAATGTCTTTTATGAACATGTCAAATTTATCTAATACAATTATTTTTTTAAATTTGCAACCAGGCAAATGTGAATCAAAGACTATTCTGACAAGTATAAAAATTGTGTCTGAGCTTTCTGATGCCGATGATTTGTCTGCATTGATATTCCCAGCTGAAAGTAGTTGTCAAGAAGTGGATAAAAATTATGCACTATGGATATTAAATTTGGAACATGTCGATGACTATTTTCGCTATTGTACTCGTTTATTTAAATCGTTTTAAAGTTGTCTGTACGTCAATTCTTTATCCAGTTTTTTGTGTCTAAGCATGAATGTGGCGGTAAGTGATTTATTGATAATGTGGGCTTGGGTTCCGGAGTTTTTTGAATATCCCGCTGCACTGTTCGTATTGGGATTTTTTTGATGTTTTGTGTAAGTCTTACCTGAGGATGTCCGGATTTTCATATGTATTCAGAGCAGGTGCTTTATAACAGCAGGATCATTGATATCTATATTCGATACCTGCGCAAACATTATCCTGACGTCGATATCCAGTCTGCGGTTTCGGCAGCAGGGATGAAGATGTATGAGGTCAATGACCCAGGGCATTGGTTTTCGCAGCGTCAGATTGATCTCTTTTACGGACTGGTCCAAAAGGGGACCAACAACCCCAACCTGGCCCGAGAAGCGGGGCGCTATGCTGCATCGGTCAGTGACATTGGCCACTTAAAGTACTGGATTTTAAGTCTCTTTACTCCGGCCAGGGCTTTTAGCATCATTAATCAAGCCAGTTCCTTGTTTACACGATCCGCTGTGTATGAGTCGCGCAAATTGGGGCCCAATAAAGTCGAGGTCGTGGTGACGCCGCGGCCCAGTGTCCGAGAAAAACCGTTTCAATGTGAAAACCGGCTCGGGTTTTTTGAAGCCATTATTTCTGCTTTTAAATATCATCTCCATCGAGTTGAGCACCCTGAATGCTTATTTCGCGGCGATTCGAGGTGTCGCTACATTATATCCTGGAAGGGATCTCGTAGTTCGACTTTGTTTCGAGCGAAGCGCTGGGTGGCTAGTTCTGCTATTTTTTTATTTGTACCTTTTATCTATTTCTATCCTCAGCAGTGGTATTATGGTCTGTTTTCAGCCTCTTTAATTATAAGTATTTTTCAGGCTATTGTTCTTAAAGCTGAAAATACTGAACTCAGGGAAAATATGGATATCGCTAAAACCACCGGTGATCAACTTATAGATCAGGTTGATGTCAATTACCGCAATTCTCTTTTGACATATGAAATCGGCGCTGCAGTAACAAAGCAAACAAACAAAAAAGATATTGTTAAAAAGGTGGTTGAGCTGCTCGAGGATCGACTTGACTATGACAGGGGGATGATTCTTCTTGCTGATGAGAATAAAAGTAGATTAGAATATATCTCAGGATACGGATATACAAGTCGGGAGTACATATTTCTTAAAAATGCGAATTTCAACCTTTTCAAGTCGAGATCCAAAGGGGTCTTTGTGGTTTCGTTTCACCAACAAGAACCTTTTTTAGTTAATGAGATAGAAGCTATAGAGAGTTCCCTCTCCGAACGTAGCCTGGAATTTGCCAGACACATCGGAGCAAAATCCTTTATTTGCTGTCCTATTCTTTATGAAAATGAATCCCTGGGCATTCTGGCTGTGGACAATAAAGTCACTAAAAAGGCGCTGGTTGAGCGGGATGTATCCCTTTTAATGGGCATTGCCCATTTTGTGGGCGTAAGTCTGCACAACAACAAGCTTTTTACGACCAAAGAGCTCCAATTCAAATCACTTATCAGGGTCCTTGCCGCGAGTATCGACGCCAGAGACCCCACTACTTCTGGCCATTCCGAGAAAGTGGCCCAGTATTCTAGAGGTATTTGCCAGGAACTGGGGCTTCCGGAGACCACAAACGAAGTCGTGTATATTGCTGCACTGCTTCATGATTATGGAAAAATCGGTGTACCTGACGCCATACTTAAAAAGCCAGGGCCACTGACACAGCAGGAGTATGGCGTGGTCCAACTCCACGCCGAGCAAACGCGGTCAATCCTGCGCCAAATCATGTTCGAGGGGATTTTTGAGGGAATTCCCGATATTGCTGCGGCCCATCACGAACGGATAGATGGGAGCGGCTATCCGCTGGGGCTCAGTGGTGAGGCCATCCCGTTTGAGGCGAGGATTATTGCCGTTGCTGATTTTTTTGAA
The sequence above is drawn from the Desulfohalobium retbaense DSM 5692 genome and encodes:
- a CDS encoding PilZ domain-containing protein, translated to MKVSECQIASTKLNGDTFLKNKLHQCNFEDGAVSVVVYDVYIEKTKKVFCKVSLGSDGEFCLSLGNVKEIEDFRRYIIEFIEIFNEHELIRFQPVIVSVLKKEICIRVPKRYERCLRPPEVLECTQKLDLQLISKNGITNAELLWIGYQSLFCLISWEEVRLKMWLNTDKRVTVTLSKSGFVHYTGITEVEEAQETEKGILLSLHFYDSGYSRFPEKKFRSRRLSLVPSPDIIFKNPFNGSVLSYKIRDISGGGVSFRVPQKTTGIFPGLNIANVKIVFGFKKVISLDIQFLYCNDGVDGEGCICGACFINICPAVHTELMQILQQAHDANAYVDPACLSMEKLWNFFFETGFVYPEKYNIIASKKEKLKELYSYLYTENPSVVKNFIYQDGNEIIAHISMLRLFDRAWLVHHHAGDKRSNGFAGIKALSQLSRYINEVYRIETAKINYVFCFFRPNNKFPARVLGGVARYLKGNKVCSIDEMSYISSVKSFLCREIDTSIRVYKASSMDFNDAMHVYENISGGLFFRMMNFENSNSVQKSYEKSGFERKKEIYTVKKGYVSVGLVVLLQTMSFMNMSNLSNTIIFLNLQPGKCESKTILTSIKIVSELSDADDLSALIFPAESSCQEVDKNYALWILNLEHVDDYFRYCTRLFKSF
- a CDS encoding HD domain-containing phosphohydrolase yields the protein MYSEQVLYNSRIIDIYIRYLRKHYPDVDIQSAVSAAGMKMYEVNDPGHWFSQRQIDLFYGLVQKGTNNPNLAREAGRYAASVSDIGHLKYWILSLFTPARAFSIINQASSLFTRSAVYESRKLGPNKVEVVVTPRPSVREKPFQCENRLGFFEAIISAFKYHLHRVEHPECLFRGDSRCRYIISWKGSRSSTLFRAKRWVASSAIFLFVPFIYFYPQQWYYGLFSASLIISIFQAIVLKAENTELRENMDIAKTTGDQLIDQVDVNYRNSLLTYEIGAAVTKQTNKKDIVKKVVELLEDRLDYDRGMILLADENKSRLEYISGYGYTSREYIFLKNANFNLFKSRSKGVFVVSFHQQEPFLVNEIEAIESSLSERSLEFARHIGAKSFICCPILYENESLGILAVDNKVTKKALVERDVSLLMGIAHFVGVSLHNNKLFTTKELQFKSLIRVLAASIDARDPTTSGHSEKVAQYSRGICQELGLPETTNEVVYIAALLHDYGKIGVPDAILKKPGPLTQQEYGVVQLHAEQTRSILRQIMFEGIFEGIPDIAAAHHERIDGSGYPLGLSGEAIPFEARIIAVADFFEALTSVRPYREPLSFSHAFELLERGKGIHFDPEVVEALRSYTLRQADCD